In Nocardia asteroides, a single genomic region encodes these proteins:
- the cofD gene encoding 2-phospho-L-lactate transferase — MSSKYTVESTPSRQGLGSADVSGQRADAAPGAARRIAVLVGGVGGARFLQGVRELLPDAEISAIVNVGDDVWMHGLRICPDLDTCMYTLGGGIDTERGWGRVGESWHAKEELAAYRAQPDWFGLGDRDIATHLIRSEMLRAGYPLSAVTEALCNRWQPGVKLLPATDDRCETHVVVDDADNPGERRAIHFQEWWVRYRANIRTHGFATIGADEAKPGPNVIEVIEGADAVLLAPSNPVVSVGSILAVPGIRGALRTTAAPVIGLSPVIDGKPLRGMADECLSVIGVETTAEAVGRHYGARSGTGILDGWLIHSSDTAAIDGVEVRSVPLLMTDPAATAEMVKAALDLAGVRP; from the coding sequence ATGAGCAGCAAATATACCGTCGAGAGTACTCCATCGCGCCAGGGCCTAGGCTCTGCGGATGTGAGTGGACAACGAGCGGATGCGGCGCCGGGCGCGGCGCGGCGGATCGCGGTGCTGGTCGGCGGAGTCGGTGGCGCGCGCTTCCTGCAGGGCGTCCGGGAATTGCTGCCGGATGCCGAGATCTCGGCGATCGTGAATGTCGGCGACGATGTCTGGATGCACGGCCTCCGCATCTGCCCCGACCTGGATACCTGCATGTACACGCTGGGCGGCGGGATCGATACGGAGCGCGGCTGGGGCCGGGTCGGTGAGAGCTGGCACGCGAAGGAGGAGCTGGCGGCTTATCGGGCGCAGCCGGACTGGTTCGGGCTCGGTGATCGAGATATCGCCACCCACCTGATTCGCAGTGAAATGTTGCGTGCCGGGTATCCGCTGTCGGCGGTCACCGAAGCGCTCTGCAATCGGTGGCAACCGGGGGTGAAACTTCTCCCGGCAACCGACGATCGCTGCGAAACCCACGTCGTTGTCGATGACGCGGACAACCCCGGCGAACGTCGCGCGATCCATTTCCAGGAGTGGTGGGTTCGCTATCGCGCGAACATCCGGACCCATGGATTCGCCACAATCGGGGCGGATGAAGCGAAACCCGGACCTAATGTGATCGAAGTCATAGAAGGTGCCGACGCGGTATTACTGGCCCCTTCCAACCCCGTGGTGAGCGTCGGTTCGATCCTTGCCGTGCCCGGCATTCGCGGCGCGCTGCGCACCACCGCGGCGCCGGTGATCGGGCTCTCGCCCGTCATCGATGGAAAGCCGCTGCGCGGCATGGCCGACGAGTGCCTCTCGGTGATCGGGGTGGAGACGACCGCCGAGGCCGTCGGCAGACACTACGGCGCGCGCTCCGGCACCGGCATCCTGGACGGCTGGCTCATCCACAGCAGCGACACCGCCGCGATCGACGGCGTCGAGGTGCGCAGCGTCCCGCTGCTCATGACCGATCCCGCCGCGACGGCGGAAATGGTCAAGGCGGCATTGGATCTGGCGGGGGTGCGGCCGTGA
- a CDS encoding alkane 1-monooxygenase, producing MSTEAEPSSIEASAWRDTKRLYWLWGLFAPAGLFLIGLPTIYLCNRLGWDGAAHVPFWLGPILIYLVIPIADVFIGPDGDNPPDEVMEYLENDRYYRYLTYLYLPLQYASLILACYLITADNLSWLHIDGGLWTVDRIGLAVTVGIIGGVGINTAHELGHKKVELERWLSRIALAQSGYGHFYIEHNKGHHVRVATPEDPASSRLGESFYRFWPRTVWGGITSSWRLEKARLERTGSGPWSVHNEVLSAWAMTVLLFGALCAIFGLDLLPYLLLQAVVGFSLLEAVNYLEHYGLLRQRTPSGRYERAAPTHSWNSDHLVTNIFLYHLQRHSDHHAYPTRRYQTLRSWEGAPNLPAGYATMILLAYLPPLWRKVMDPKVLAHYDGDVTRANILPARREQVLARYGAAS from the coding sequence ATGTCCACCGAAGCCGAACCTTCGTCCATCGAGGCGTCCGCGTGGCGCGACACCAAGCGCCTCTACTGGCTCTGGGGGCTGTTCGCCCCCGCCGGGCTGTTCCTCATCGGGCTGCCGACGATCTACCTCTGCAACCGGCTGGGCTGGGACGGCGCCGCGCACGTTCCGTTCTGGCTCGGGCCGATCCTGATCTACCTGGTCATCCCGATCGCCGACGTCTTCATCGGCCCGGACGGCGACAACCCGCCGGACGAGGTGATGGAGTACCTGGAGAACGACCGGTACTACCGCTACCTCACCTACCTCTACCTGCCGCTGCAGTACGCCTCGCTGATCCTGGCCTGCTACCTGATCACCGCGGACAACCTCTCCTGGCTGCACATCGACGGCGGGCTGTGGACGGTGGACCGGATCGGGCTGGCGGTCACCGTCGGCATAATCGGCGGCGTCGGGATCAACACCGCGCACGAACTCGGGCACAAGAAGGTCGAGCTGGAGCGCTGGCTCTCCCGGATCGCGCTGGCCCAGTCCGGCTACGGCCACTTCTACATCGAGCACAACAAGGGTCACCACGTGCGGGTCGCCACCCCGGAGGACCCGGCGAGCTCCCGGCTCGGCGAGAGCTTCTACCGCTTCTGGCCGCGCACCGTGTGGGGAGGGATCACCTCCTCCTGGCGGCTGGAGAAGGCGCGGCTGGAGCGGACCGGCTCCGGGCCGTGGTCCGTGCACAACGAGGTGCTGAGCGCCTGGGCCATGACGGTGCTGCTCTTCGGCGCGCTCTGCGCCATCTTCGGACTCGACCTGCTGCCGTACCTGCTGCTGCAGGCCGTCGTCGGGTTCAGCCTGCTGGAGGCGGTGAACTACCTGGAGCACTACGGCCTGCTCCGGCAGCGCACCCCGAGCGGCAGGTACGAGCGCGCCGCGCCGACGCACAGCTGGAACAGCGACCACCTGGTCACCAATATCTTCCTGTACCACCTGCAGCGGCACAGCGACCACCACGCCTACCCGACCCGCCGCTACCAGACCCTGCGCAGCTGGGAGGGCGCCCCGAACCTGCCCGCCGGCTACGCGACCATGATCCTGCTCGCGTACCTCCCGCCGCTCTGGCGCAAGGTGATGGACCCGAAGGTGCTCGCGCACTACGACGGCGACGTCACCAGGGCCAACATCCTGCCCGCACGGCGGGAGCAGGTGCTCGCCCGCTACGGCGCCGCCTCGTGA
- a CDS encoding metallopeptidase family protein yields the protein MARSRHRRPPTARSVIRRGRGLRGPMLPPTVPAWRTRGQKFDRLVLEAFAPLDSKWHDRLTKLDIAVDDVPKIRPLHPDSVTWPDEVVADGPVPLSRLVPAGIDRHGTATRARVVLFRKPLELRAGDPDDLVDLLREVLVQQIATYLGVDPDVIDPADDEEE from the coding sequence ATGGCCCGTTCCCGTCACCGCCGCCCGCCGACCGCGAGGTCGGTGATCCGCCGCGGCCGCGGTCTGCGCGGTCCGATGCTCCCGCCGACGGTGCCCGCGTGGCGCACCAGGGGGCAGAAGTTCGACCGGCTCGTGCTCGAGGCCTTCGCGCCGCTCGACTCCAAATGGCACGACCGCTTGACCAAACTGGACATCGCCGTCGACGATGTCCCCAAAATCCGTCCGCTGCACCCGGATTCGGTCACCTGGCCGGACGAGGTGGTGGCGGACGGCCCGGTGCCGCTCTCCCGGCTGGTCCCCGCGGGCATCGATCGGCACGGCACCGCGACCAGGGCGCGGGTCGTGCTCTTCCGGAAGCCGCTGGAGCTGCGCGCGGGCGATCCGGACGATCTGGTCGATCTGCTGCGCGAGGTGCTCGTCCAGCAGATCGCCACCTATCTCGGGGTCGACCCGGATGTCATCGATCCGGCGGACGACGAGGAGGAGTAG
- a CDS encoding alkane 1-monooxygenase gives MQSADSRAGSSPDSKRHLWFLGLIAPASALLPSQLVLQTGLAVFWWIGPFIVLVAIPVLDWLVGEDGSNPRDEDYERLSADRYYRWCTYLFLPIQMVGLLIACWMWAGSELSVLDKFGLATTLGLVSGIGINAAHELGHRVEHLERWLAKIALAQSGYGHFFVEHNRGHHVRVATPEDPASARLGESLYAFLPRSVSGGFRSAIRIERERLARRGVGWWSPRNHVLQAWSMTVVLFGGLVVAFGWGVLPWLLLQAVIGAALLETVNYVEHYGLLRERRPDGRWARCSPRDSWNSDRLVTNIFLFHLQRHSDHHANPGRRYQTLRTSEVAPQLPAGYASMIVFAAFPPLWRRVMDQRVLAHYGGDITRANLQPAKREQLLAQYGSAG, from the coding sequence GTGCAATCGGCAGACTCACGGGCAGGCTCGTCGCCCGACTCGAAACGACACCTGTGGTTCCTGGGGTTGATCGCTCCGGCATCGGCGCTGTTGCCGTCGCAGCTGGTGTTGCAGACGGGGTTGGCGGTGTTCTGGTGGATCGGGCCGTTCATCGTGCTGGTGGCGATTCCGGTGTTGGATTGGCTGGTCGGGGAGGACGGGTCGAATCCGCGTGACGAGGACTATGAGCGGTTGTCGGCGGATCGGTATTACCGGTGGTGTACGTATCTGTTCCTGCCGATCCAGATGGTGGGGTTGTTGATCGCCTGCTGGATGTGGGCTGGTTCGGAGTTGAGTGTGCTCGACAAGTTCGGGCTCGCCACGACTCTCGGTTTGGTCTCCGGTATCGGGATCAATGCCGCGCACGAGCTGGGGCATCGGGTCGAGCATCTGGAGCGGTGGCTGGCCAAGATCGCGCTGGCGCAGTCGGGGTACGGGCATTTCTTCGTCGAGCACAACCGGGGCCATCACGTGCGGGTCGCGACGCCGGAGGATCCGGCGAGTGCCCGGTTGGGGGAGTCGCTGTACGCGTTCCTGCCGCGCTCTGTCTCGGGTGGTTTCCGGTCGGCGATCCGGATCGAGCGGGAGCGGCTGGCGCGGCGGGGTGTGGGTTGGTGGTCGCCGCGGAACCATGTTTTGCAGGCGTGGTCGATGACGGTGGTGTTGTTCGGTGGTCTGGTGGTGGCGTTCGGGTGGGGGGTGTTGCCGTGGTTGCTGTTGCAGGCGGTGATCGGTGCGGCGTTGTTGGAGACGGTGAATTATGTGGAGCATTACGGGTTGTTGCGGGAGCGGCGTCCGGATGGTCGGTGGGCGCGGTGTTCGCCGCGGGATTCGTGGAACAGTGATCGTCTGGTGACGAATATTTTCTTGTTCCATCTGCAGCGGCACAGTGATCATCATGCGAATCCGGGGCGGCGGTATCAGACGTTGCGGACTTCGGAGGTGGCGCCGCAGTTGCCTGCGGGGTATGCGTCGATGATCGTGTTCGCGGCGTTCCCGCCGTTGTGGCGGCGGGTCATGGACCAGCGTGTCCTTGCTCATTACGGCGGCGACATCACCAGGGCCAACCTGCAACCGGCCAAGCGCGAGCAACTGCTCGCGCAGTACGGCAGCGCCGGCTAG
- a CDS encoding NUDIX hydrolase, with translation MSAESLHASATALLTEWTPAEPVERSLREAMLAFLGSAPRGCLREHAPGHVTASAVVWSHDGREVLLTLHPRVGRWIQLGGHCEERDGTVADAALREAVEESGIPDLILEPGLYGAQAHPITCSLGRPTRHLDLLFRITAPPGAVPVRSSESTDLRWWAVDALPPDADVILR, from the coding sequence GTGAGCGCGGAGTCGCTGCACGCCTCCGCGACCGCGCTGCTCACGGAGTGGACCCCGGCCGAGCCGGTCGAGCGCTCGCTGCGCGAGGCGATGCTCGCCTTCCTCGGCTCGGCGCCACGGGGCTGTCTGCGTGAGCACGCGCCCGGTCACGTGACGGCATCCGCGGTGGTCTGGTCGCACGACGGCCGCGAGGTGCTGCTCACCCTGCACCCCCGGGTCGGGCGCTGGATCCAGCTCGGCGGGCACTGCGAGGAGCGAGACGGCACGGTCGCCGACGCGGCGCTGCGCGAGGCCGTCGAGGAGTCCGGCATTCCGGACCTCATTCTCGAACCGGGGCTCTACGGCGCCCAGGCGCACCCCATCACCTGCTCGCTCGGGCGGCCGACCCGCCACCTCGACCTGCTCTTCCGGATCACCGCGCCCCCGGGCGCCGTGCCGGTGCGCAGCAGCGAGTCGACCGACCTGCGCTGGTGGGCGGTGGACGCGCTGCCCCCGGACGCGGACGTCATTCTGCGCTGA
- a CDS encoding WhiB family transcriptional regulator — MFDSIEEQWQERALCAQTDPEAFFPEKGGSTREAKRICLGCEVRDECLEYALAHDERFGIWGGLSERERRRLKRGIV, encoded by the coding sequence ATGTTCGACTCGATCGAGGAGCAGTGGCAGGAGCGGGCGCTCTGCGCCCAGACCGATCCGGAGGCGTTCTTCCCCGAGAAGGGCGGCTCCACCCGCGAGGCGAAGCGGATCTGCCTCGGCTGCGAGGTGCGCGACGAGTGCCTCGAGTACGCCCTGGCGCACGACGAGCGCTTCGGCATCTGGGGCGGCCTCTCCGAACGGGAGCGGCGCCGGCTCAAGCGCGGCATCGTCTGA
- a CDS encoding rubredoxin translates to MTDYKLYQCIQCGFEYDEAKGWPDDDIAPGTRWDDIPDDWSCPDCGAAKADFFMVEIERT, encoded by the coding sequence ATGACCGACTACAAGCTCTACCAGTGCATCCAGTGCGGCTTCGAGTACGACGAGGCGAAGGGCTGGCCGGACGACGACATCGCGCCCGGCACCCGCTGGGACGACATCCCGGACGACTGGAGCTGCCCCGACTGCGGCGCCGCCAAAGCCGACTTCTTCATGGTCGAGATCGAGCGGACGTGA
- a CDS encoding rubredoxin produces MSAFRCPVCEYTYDEAKGEPHEGFPAGTAWSAVPDDWACPDCGVREKIDFEEAPA; encoded by the coding sequence GTGAGCGCATTCCGCTGCCCCGTCTGCGAGTACACCTACGACGAGGCGAAAGGCGAACCGCACGAGGGCTTTCCGGCCGGGACGGCGTGGTCGGCGGTCCCGGACGACTGGGCCTGCCCGGACTGCGGGGTCCGCGAGAAAATCGACTTCGAGGAGGCTCCGGCATGA
- a CDS encoding TetR/AcrR family transcriptional regulator: MPRSGSRPSYQEAARELLRTSVLDAVRDLLTERDWSKITLGDVATSAGVSRQTLYNEFGSRTGLSQAYALRLTDDLVDHVAAAIAANVGDARAAIRDGIANFLVDAAADPLVRSLVVGEVKLDLLRLITLDAGPLLDHAGERLAAAFQHSWVAASAAESEVLAHAMVRLAMSYIPTPPAPDRDTPAELSLLLGPYVEAILAARAPS; this comes from the coding sequence ATGCCGCGCTCGGGATCAAGGCCTTCGTATCAGGAGGCCGCGCGGGAACTGCTGCGCACCTCGGTGCTCGACGCGGTGCGCGACCTGCTCACCGAGCGCGACTGGTCCAAGATCACCCTCGGTGACGTCGCGACCAGCGCCGGGGTGAGCAGGCAGACGCTCTACAACGAGTTCGGCTCGCGCACCGGCCTCTCCCAGGCCTACGCTCTCCGCCTCACCGACGACCTCGTCGACCACGTCGCGGCGGCCATCGCCGCGAACGTGGGCGACGCCCGCGCCGCCATCCGCGACGGCATCGCCAACTTCCTGGTCGACGCCGCCGCCGACCCGCTGGTCCGCTCGCTGGTGGTCGGCGAGGTCAAGCTGGACCTGCTGCGGCTCATCACCCTGGACGCCGGGCCGCTGCTCGATCACGCGGGGGAGCGGCTCGCGGCGGCGTTCCAGCACAGCTGGGTCGCGGCATCGGCCGCGGAATCCGAGGTGCTCGCGCACGCCATGGTGCGGCTGGCCATGAGCTACATCCCCACCCCGCCCGCGCCCGACCGCGACACCCCCGCGGAGCTGAGCCTGCTGCTCGGCCCGTACGTGGAGGCCATCCTCGCGGCCCGCGCCCCCTCCTGA
- a CDS encoding coenzyme F420-0:L-glutamate ligase, whose product MTFEAGHAPGSAADSGGEPLADHAAGELRILPITGLPEFRPGDDIAAHLAERAPWLADGDILVVTSKIVAKVEGRIAHAPSDPDERDAARRALVAQEAVRVLARKGRTLITENKLGIVQAASGVDGSNVERDELVLLPADPDGSAAALRRALAERLGVRVAVVITDTMGRAWRNGQTDAAIGSSGLRVLHDYNGAIDGQGNELQVTLVAVADELAAAADLVKGKLGGVPVAVVRGLPVTDDGSTAADLIRRGEEDLFWLGTAEAIEKGRREAVLLRRSVRSFSAEPVEPERVRAAIGVALTAPAPHHTRPVRFVWVRSPELRARLLAELAAAWRADLTGDGLDPERIERRIARGRILFDAPEVVIPFCVPDGAHDYPDATRRAAEDTMFTVAVGAAVQGLLVALAAEGLGSCWIGSTIFAPAATRAVLGLPAEWKPLGAIAIGHTEEELTARSPRPPGDGLVEL is encoded by the coding sequence GTGACGTTCGAAGCGGGGCACGCACCCGGAAGCGCCGCAGATTCCGGCGGCGAGCCGCTCGCTGATCATGCCGCCGGAGAACTGCGCATCCTGCCGATCACCGGCCTGCCCGAGTTCCGCCCCGGCGACGACATCGCCGCCCACCTGGCCGAGCGGGCCCCCTGGCTCGCCGACGGCGACATCCTCGTGGTCACCAGCAAGATCGTCGCCAAGGTCGAGGGCCGGATCGCGCACGCGCCCAGCGACCCCGACGAGCGCGACGCCGCGCGCCGCGCCCTCGTCGCGCAGGAGGCCGTGCGCGTGCTCGCCCGCAAGGGCCGCACCCTGATCACCGAGAACAAGCTCGGCATCGTGCAGGCCGCCTCCGGCGTCGACGGCTCCAATGTCGAACGCGACGAGCTGGTGCTGCTCCCCGCCGACCCGGACGGCAGCGCTGCGGCCCTGCGCCGCGCGCTCGCCGAGCGGCTCGGCGTCCGGGTCGCCGTGGTGATCACCGACACCATGGGCCGGGCCTGGCGCAACGGCCAGACCGACGCCGCCATCGGCTCCAGCGGCCTGCGCGTCCTGCACGACTACAACGGCGCGATCGACGGGCAGGGCAACGAGCTCCAAGTGACGCTGGTCGCCGTCGCCGACGAACTCGCCGCTGCGGCGGATCTGGTGAAGGGCAAGCTCGGCGGCGTTCCGGTGGCGGTCGTCCGCGGGCTCCCGGTCACCGACGACGGCTCCACCGCCGCCGACCTGATCCGCCGCGGCGAGGAGGATCTCTTCTGGCTCGGCACCGCGGAGGCGATCGAGAAGGGCCGCAGGGAGGCGGTGCTGCTGCGCCGCTCGGTGCGGAGCTTCAGCGCCGAGCCGGTCGAGCCGGAGCGGGTGCGCGCCGCCATCGGGGTCGCGCTCACCGCGCCCGCCCCGCACCACACCCGCCCGGTGCGCTTCGTCTGGGTGCGCAGCCCCGAGCTGCGCGCACGGCTGCTCGCCGAACTGGCCGCCGCCTGGCGCGCCGACCTGACCGGCGACGGGCTCGACCCGGAGCGGATCGAGCGCCGGATCGCCAGGGGGCGCATCCTTTTCGACGCCCCCGAGGTGGTGATCCCGTTCTGCGTGCCGGACGGCGCGCACGACTACCCCGACGCCACCCGGCGCGCCGCCGAGGACACCATGTTCACCGTCGCCGTCGGGGCGGCGGTGCAGGGGCTGCTGGTCGCGCTGGCCGCCGAGGGGCTCGGCAGCTGCTGGATCGGCTCGACCATCTTCGCGCCCGCCGCCACCCGTGCCGTGCTCGGGCTGCCCGCGGAGTGGAAACCGCTGGGCGCCATCGCCATCGGGCACACGGAGGAGGAGCTCACCGCGCGCTCGCCGCGTCCGCCCGGCGACGGCCTGGTCGAGCTGTGA
- a CDS encoding esterase/lipase family protein, producing the protein MLKRILFVGLTAALATLGTAGTGHAEPARGVVVIVPGQYLGALPYQPLAAALRADGYEPVVLDLKGFDIAVDAVAIDGAVAAAAAANPGLPVTLTGFSIGALSSRYYLRELGGAGTVARYVGIGAPQYGSPGACGQPAAPEACPGTPFMEQLNAGDDTPGATTYYSIRSEREWSDGRLDGGQCRLTPFPTLGNGGIDHSLEPVLPAVLDQLRSALAGGCAGEYADEPDGAITAESTLFPSGVPFG; encoded by the coding sequence ATGCTCAAGCGGATTCTGTTCGTCGGTCTCACGGCCGCGCTCGCCACGCTCGGCACCGCCGGTACCGGGCACGCCGAGCCCGCCCGCGGGGTCGTGGTGATCGTGCCCGGCCAGTACCTCGGCGCGCTGCCCTACCAGCCGCTGGCCGCCGCGCTCCGGGCCGACGGCTACGAACCCGTCGTGCTCGACCTGAAGGGCTTCGACATCGCCGTCGACGCCGTTGCCATCGACGGCGCCGTCGCGGCGGCGGCCGCCGCGAATCCGGGGCTGCCGGTCACCCTGACCGGGTTCAGCATCGGCGCGCTCAGCAGCCGGTACTACCTGCGGGAACTCGGCGGCGCGGGCACCGTGGCGCGGTACGTCGGGATCGGCGCACCGCAGTACGGCTCGCCCGGCGCCTGCGGGCAGCCCGCCGCACCGGAGGCGTGCCCCGGCACGCCCTTCATGGAGCAGCTGAACGCCGGGGACGACACCCCCGGCGCCACCACCTACTACTCCATTCGCAGCGAGCGCGAATGGAGCGACGGCAGGCTGGACGGCGGCCAGTGCCGCCTCACCCCCTTCCCGACCCTCGGCAACGGCGGTATCGACCACTCGCTGGAACCGGTGCTGCCCGCGGTGCTCGACCAGCTGCGCTCCGCGCTCGCCGGCGGCTGCGCGGGCGAATACGCGGACGAACCGGACGGCGCGATCACCGCGGAGTCCACGCTCTTCCCGAGCGGCGTTCCGTTCGGCTGA
- a CDS encoding DUF3499 domain-containing protein: MRRCVRPGCKNPAVATLTFVYSDSTAVVGPLAVVAEPHSWDLCETHASRITAPKGWDMVRHEGGFSTPDDDDLTALAEAVREAGLRRRPPEHDQRGYREHLPPPPRPGRTGRRGHLRVLPDPPN; this comes from the coding sequence ATGCGTCGCTGCGTCCGGCCCGGCTGCAAGAATCCAGCCGTCGCGACGCTGACGTTCGTCTATTCGGACTCGACCGCCGTGGTCGGGCCGCTGGCCGTGGTCGCCGAGCCGCACTCCTGGGATCTCTGCGAAACGCACGCCTCCCGGATCACCGCCCCCAAGGGCTGGGACATGGTCCGGCACGAGGGTGGCTTCAGCACCCCGGACGACGACGACCTGACCGCGCTGGCCGAGGCGGTCCGCGAGGCCGGGCTGCGCCGCAGGCCGCCGGAGCACGACCAGCGCGGGTATCGCGAGCACCTGCCCCCGCCGCCGCGACCGGGACGCACCGGCCGCCGCGGGCACCTCCGGGTCCTCCCGGATCCGCCCAACTGA
- a CDS encoding phosphomannomutase/phosphoglucomutase, with the protein MTVPRSADAVNAVIKAYDVRGVVGEQIDAAFVREVGAAFARLMRTEHANRVVIGHDMRASSPELADAFADGVRAQGLDVVHIGLASTDQLYFASGDLDCPGAMFTASHNPARYNGIKLCRAGAKPVGQDTGLATIAAEVVAGVPGYDGAAGEAVRTDLLSDYAKFLRGLVDLDGSRPLTVAVDAGNGMGGHTVPEVLGGLRQLSIVPLYFELDGTFPNHEANPLDPANLVDLQELVRRSGADIGLAFDGDADRCFVVDERGEPVSPSAITALVAERELAKEPGASIIHNLITSRTVPELVTELGGNPVRTRVGHSFIKQQMAETGAVFGGEHSAHYYFRDFWGADSGMLAALHVLAALGEQQRPVSELMAAYTNYAASGEINSTVADAAERTAAVLDAFAERARSVDRLDGVTVDLPEHAWFNLRASNTEPLLRLNVEARSAAEVDALVTEILNIVRS; encoded by the coding sequence ATGACAGTGCCCCGCTCCGCCGACGCCGTGAACGCGGTGATCAAGGCCTACGACGTCCGCGGTGTCGTCGGCGAACAGATCGATGCCGCGTTCGTGCGCGAGGTCGGTGCCGCGTTCGCCCGGCTGATGCGGACCGAGCACGCGAACCGGGTCGTCATCGGGCACGACATGCGGGCATCGTCGCCGGAGCTGGCCGATGCCTTCGCCGACGGCGTGCGGGCGCAGGGCCTCGACGTGGTGCATATCGGGCTCGCCTCCACCGACCAGCTCTACTTCGCCAGCGGCGATCTCGACTGTCCCGGCGCCATGTTCACCGCGAGCCACAACCCGGCCCGCTACAACGGCATCAAGCTGTGCCGGGCGGGCGCAAAGCCGGTCGGGCAGGACACCGGGCTCGCCACCATCGCGGCCGAGGTGGTGGCGGGGGTGCCCGGCTACGACGGCGCGGCGGGCGAGGCGGTCCGCACCGACCTGCTGTCGGACTACGCCAAGTTCCTGCGCGGGCTGGTCGACCTGGACGGCTCCCGCCCGCTCACCGTCGCGGTGGACGCCGGCAACGGCATGGGCGGGCACACCGTGCCCGAGGTGCTCGGCGGGCTGCGGCAGCTGAGCATCGTCCCGCTCTACTTCGAGCTGGACGGCACCTTCCCGAACCACGAGGCCAACCCGCTCGACCCGGCCAACCTGGTCGACCTGCAGGAGCTGGTGCGGCGCAGCGGCGCCGACATCGGCCTCGCCTTCGACGGCGACGCCGACCGCTGCTTCGTGGTGGACGAGCGGGGCGAGCCGGTCTCGCCGTCCGCGATCACCGCGCTGGTGGCCGAGCGCGAGCTGGCCAAGGAGCCGGGCGCGAGCATCATCCACAACCTGATCACCTCGCGGACCGTGCCCGAGCTCGTCACCGAGCTCGGTGGCAACCCGGTGCGCACCAGGGTCGGGCACTCCTTCATCAAGCAGCAGATGGCCGAGACCGGCGCGGTGTTCGGCGGCGAGCACTCGGCGCACTACTACTTCCGCGACTTCTGGGGCGCCGACTCCGGCATGCTGGCCGCGCTGCACGTGCTGGCCGCGCTCGGCGAGCAGCAGCGCCCGGTCTCCGAGCTGATGGCCGCGTACACGAACTACGCCGCCTCGGGCGAGATCAACTCCACGGTGGCCGACGCCGCCGAGCGCACCGCGGCCGTGCTCGACGCCTTCGCCGAGCGCGCCCGCTCGGTGGACCGGCTGGACGGCGTCACCGTCGACCTGCCCGAGCACGCCTGGTTCAATCTGCGCGCGTCGAATACCGAACCGCTGCTGCGGCTGAACGTCGAAGCCCGATCGGCGGCCGAAGTAGACGCACTCGTGACCGAGATCCTGAACATCGTCCGCTCCTGA